The following DNA comes from Cricetulus griseus strain 17A/GY unplaced genomic scaffold, alternate assembly CriGri-PICRH-1.0 unplaced_scaffold_73, whole genome shotgun sequence.
ATGTCCCCATTTTTTGATCATCAAAAACTCCTTCCTCCCATATGGCTGCAGGTGACTCCTGGGCCTTGTTTCTCATGTTGGGGAAATAGCATTAACAGTTACAAAGCTGTGTACCTAATGTCCCTGACAAGCCCATCCTAGGTGAAGAGGAGCTGTGGGTCCCAGAGCCTGCTCTGTGATGGTTCCAGAGGACAAGCACCTGGCCCATGGCAACCCTGTGAGCTTACTTCTTTGGATGACTTGGCAATCAGGTGACTTCTCACATCCTGCAGACAGTAGGAAAAAGCCAGATAGACACTAGCGATGGCATCCCCTGAAGACCCTGCTTGGGCTTGAGATGTAGTTCAGCTGGTacaatgcttgtctagcatgcatgaagctgtgGGGTGGAGCCCCAGCATCACATACACTGGGtctggtggtgcatgcttgtaccCAGCACAGGGGAAATAGGGTGTTCatggtcatcctcagctacatagcctGAGCTAGGCAAGACCTCCATCTACAAAACAAACCAGCTAAAGGCTCTGCAGACAAAGGAAATGGGTCACCTGCTCCCTCTCCTAAGTAAACTGCATTCAAAACCAATGTATCCCAAAGACCCTGTGCCTTCAGGTCCTCAGGGAACAATGAACATAACTGTGTCAGCAGAGCCTGTAGAACTAAGAGAGAAGTCACAGGAGTTCAGAGCCTGGCCGGTTAAGGGATCTGAGGACCATGGGGACAGTGAGGAAGGCCATCTGAAAAAGCAGATATGAGAGAGGGTGGGCTGCTTAACAGCCTGCAGGGAGGCACGGGGAAGGCCATCATGTGTCACTCAGGGAGACTGATGCCACTTCCTCTGGTACAATCATGTCTTCCTGCCCTTCGGAGAACTGATGGAGCCATGCCATGGGGAGTAGTGGGATGACCCTCCTACAGAACCAGCCCTGAGGCCACCACAGCCTCTGGCCCCACCTCTCACACATCCACCCTAGTCACAGGTCAGCTGTGTCCACTCTCAGAGATGTCCCTGTCAATATGTCAATATGTCAATATGTAATGAGTGACTGAGCCTTCTTTACCTATGGAATGGCTTCAGCTAGAGTCATCTCTGGAGCTATATGGAAGGTACCACCTGTCGCCGGCCCTTGAGGTAAGGCTGAGTGATGCCTTGGGACCAGGATGATACCTCTGTGCTGAACAGAAGCCTACAAGGACTTAGTGAGACTGGAGTCCCCTGCTATTTGATGCTGGTGTGGGAGGGCAGCAAGGCTCCTGCAGAAACAGGATAAGCTTTAGAACCCATGTCCATGTGAGGGGGACTGTCACCTGGGAAATCTAGGGACATTGTGAaatgggcagggcagggcagggcagtgaTGGTCCACCATGACTTGGTTCAGCCTGAGAATTATATGGGGTTGCTGAGGAACGGGAAGGGGTCAAAGAGCAGAATAAGAAACCACGTTCTAGAGTTGGGCACTGAGGGAGCGTGCACGCCAGCACCCCCACCATCAGCTTCTCTTAGCTGAGCATGGGATTCAGCTGGTCAGAGACCTGGGTCAGCATTTCTTTCCCTGAAAGGCAGTGCTGGTCCAGGCAGCCTCTTCCTCGGCATTAGAGAGGCTGAGACACAAGGAGAACCAGCAAGATAGGAGGAGGtatgagagaggggggaggggaggcgggaaaggaagggatggagagggggACATGGTATATATGAAGGAATAGGTAGTCAGGAGGTCAAGCTGGAAGAGAGGAGAGCCCAGCAGGCAGAGGTCAACTCAAAAAATGGGGACTGTGTCCAAGGGCTCAGCCATTTGTGGCTGACCACAAGGGTGGATCTTCTGTAACATTGGAAAGAAGAAGCCAGATGATAAAGGAAGTTTCTGGTCATAAGGAGGTGGAGATGCGGAGGTCCTGCCCCTGCTCAGTCCTCCATGTGAGAAGGCCATTTAACCACTGTTCTCTGGGCTCCTGAGCACCCTGGTGTCTCTCCTGCACTCCTTCCTGATGGCTCTGCTGCTCTCAATTCCAGGAGGGATTCGAACATTGGATTGGAtcctgcttctgctgcttccAGCAGCATGTCTGCAAGCTGGTGAGTGGTAGGACTTTGCTATTAGGGACTCTGCCTTAACCACAGGAGAGACCAGTGGGTCTGGGAAGAGCAGAATATCATGTGGACAGGTGTCTGCTAGAGAAGCCACCCTGTCCTCTGTGACCCAAGAGAGCCCATCCTCAGAGCTGGTCCAGCCCAACCTTCCCCTGTCTTTCCTGTTCACTTTCCAGAGTGACAGTCCTGCCCTCTGTCATACACCCGCCTGTAGGTGAAGGTTCATGTGGTCTGGGTGGTTCTTTTCATCCCTGTAGTGACTTCAGATTCTCCCCATCCTTCCAGGGAACTCAGCAGGATCCAACAGAGAAAGACCCTTTGGGGTCAATCAACCAGCACAACTCTCTGGTGTCCAGGGCGGCTCCATCGAGATCcccttctccttctacttccccTGGGAGTTGGCCAAGGATCCACAGATGAGGATTCTCTGGAAATGGAAGCACTTCCATGGAGATTTTATCTACATCTCCTCCTTGGGTTTCATACATGAGCATTTCAAAGACCGGCTCATCCTGAACTGGACACAGCCTCAGACATCCGGAGTCCTCAGAATCCTGGACTTGAAGGAGAAGGACCAGACAGTGTACTTCTGTCGAGTTCATCTGATCACAAGAGGAGGCACAGAGAGTTGGCAGTCAATTGATGGGACCAACCTCACTATCACACATGGTGAGCCACCCTGACTCTGACTTTGATGGCTCTGGCTTTCTTG
Coding sequences within:
- the LOC100751486 gene encoding paired immunoglobulin-like type 2 receptor beta, whose product is MALLLSIPGGIRTLDWILLLLLPAACLQAGNSAGSNRERPFGVNQPAQLSGVQGGSIEIPFSFYFPWELAKDPQMRILWKWKHFHGDFIYISSLGFIHEHFKDRLILNWTQPQTSGVLRILDLKEKDQTVYFCRVHLITRGGTESWQSIDGTNLTITHEETSTTIQSPSIVTSAVTTVGLEDTEGQRNPSLVNLGGTVGVVVGTAVLITPVCVLMVVLCWKQRPAD